The proteins below come from a single Pseudarthrobacter sp. SSS035 genomic window:
- a CDS encoding universal stress protein yields MSIVVGFVPTPAGQAALTAGIAEAKLRNEDLVIVNSAREGALVDKSVAPDDVLAQAASRATEAGVKATVIQPPYLNDLADEFLEFAREADASLIVIGLRHRTQVGKFILGSHAQRILMQADRPVLAVKAGTSDS; encoded by the coding sequence ATGAGCATCGTCGTCGGATTCGTCCCAACACCCGCAGGACAGGCCGCGCTGACGGCCGGCATCGCCGAAGCCAAGCTCCGCAACGAGGACCTGGTGATCGTCAACTCCGCGCGGGAAGGTGCGCTGGTGGACAAGTCGGTGGCACCCGACGACGTCCTCGCCCAGGCAGCCAGCCGCGCCACCGAAGCCGGCGTGAAGGCCACGGTCATCCAGCCGCCATACCTGAACGATCTTGCCGACGAGTTCCTGGAATTCGCCCGGGAGGCCGATGCGTCCCTGATCGTCATCGGGCTCAGGCACCGGACCCAGGTGGGCAAGTTCATCCTGGGCAGCCACGCGCAACGGATCCTGATGCAGGCGGACCGCCCGGTCCTGGCGGTCAAGGCCGGTACTTCGGACAGCTAA
- a CDS encoding tripartite tricarboxylate transporter TctB family protein, whose translation MKDSPAGTTDEVLDDLTPEQLAAQWEDEEPPAAGALANAASSLVVMGVGLGAVILSLAMGLGTPDKPQPGLWPFIISCVMGGLGLFQLIAGRNNRDAEKFTRMSGAPLTGLVTLAAMVALMPLIGFELPALALCLIWMRLLGGETWRSTLVVSAAVVISFYAIFVLALQTSIPHLF comes from the coding sequence GTGAAGGACTCACCCGCAGGAACCACCGACGAGGTTCTCGATGACCTGACCCCCGAGCAGCTCGCCGCCCAGTGGGAGGACGAAGAGCCTCCGGCCGCCGGAGCCCTGGCCAACGCGGCCTCGTCGCTGGTGGTCATGGGGGTGGGCCTGGGAGCCGTGATCCTTTCCTTGGCGATGGGACTGGGAACTCCTGACAAACCGCAGCCCGGCCTGTGGCCGTTCATCATCAGCTGCGTCATGGGGGGTCTCGGGCTGTTCCAGCTGATCGCCGGCCGGAACAACCGGGACGCGGAGAAGTTCACCCGCATGTCCGGCGCGCCGCTGACCGGCCTGGTGACCCTGGCCGCCATGGTGGCCCTCATGCCGCTCATCGGGTTTGAGCTGCCGGCCCTGGCGCTGTGCCTCATCTGGATGCGCCTCCTGGGCGGCGAAACGTGGCGCTCCACGCTGGTGGTCAGTGCCGCCGTCGTGATTTCCTTCTACGCCATCTTCGTCCTCGCGCTCCAAACCTCCATTCCCCACCTCTTCTAG
- a CDS encoding LysR family transcriptional regulator substrate-binding protein, with protein MPADNESPQNASPDESPEQEAPRVLRFAYVAGVTPGKWIRRWEERVLDIPLESFMSDDGAQLSVLRDGSADLSFVRLPVEREGLNVIPLYEEQPVVVAPKGHEISVFEEVALADLSAETFLDVAEMGGPEAAMQVVASGAGLVILPMSVARHFNVKDTVARRLTGGPVTEIALAWPSDSSDDIIEEFIGIVRGRTAASSRQPSAQQEKPKKEPKPDRRGPAVKKPKVAQRYAPNPDKGRGKGSRKKGKR; from the coding sequence GTGCCCGCAGACAATGAATCCCCCCAGAACGCCAGCCCCGACGAATCGCCGGAGCAGGAGGCGCCCCGCGTGCTCCGCTTCGCCTATGTGGCCGGCGTAACCCCGGGCAAGTGGATCCGCCGCTGGGAAGAGCGCGTGCTGGACATCCCGCTGGAGTCGTTTATGTCCGACGACGGCGCCCAGCTTTCCGTATTGCGTGACGGTTCCGCGGACCTCAGCTTTGTCCGGCTTCCGGTGGAGCGGGAGGGCCTCAACGTGATCCCACTGTATGAGGAGCAGCCCGTGGTGGTGGCGCCCAAGGGGCACGAGATTTCAGTGTTTGAGGAAGTGGCCCTGGCCGACCTCTCGGCAGAGACTTTCCTGGACGTCGCCGAAATGGGTGGCCCGGAAGCGGCCATGCAGGTGGTGGCGTCCGGTGCGGGCCTGGTGATTCTGCCCATGTCCGTGGCCCGGCATTTCAACGTCAAGGACACCGTGGCCCGCCGGCTGACGGGTGGCCCGGTCACGGAGATCGCGCTGGCCTGGCCCAGCGATTCCTCGGACGACATCATTGAGGAGTTCATCGGGATTGTCCGCGGCCGCACCGCGGCGAGCTCTCGGCAGCCCTCGGCCCAGCAGGAGAAGCCCAAGAAGGAGCCGAAGCCGGACCGGCGCGGCCCGGCGGTCAAGAAACCGAAGGTGGCCCAGCGTTACGCGCCGAATCCGGACAAGGGCCGCGGCAAAGGATCACGCAAAAAGGGCAAGCGCTAG
- a CDS encoding DUF5997 family protein: MTSANSQSMKPATVAKKLGIYLPATPQEFQDSTISRADFAELQSSPPEWLVELRRNGPHPRPVVAQKLNVSISGLARGGVEEALTTAEITALLQAPPAWLVAERSTHAAVRTEAQRVKDEAAKKDAKKARAQAE; the protein is encoded by the coding sequence ATGACCTCTGCAAACTCCCAGTCCATGAAGCCGGCCACCGTTGCCAAGAAGCTTGGCATCTACCTGCCGGCAACACCGCAGGAGTTCCAGGATTCAACCATCAGCCGCGCCGATTTCGCCGAACTCCAGTCCAGCCCGCCGGAGTGGCTCGTGGAGCTCCGCCGTAACGGCCCGCACCCCCGCCCGGTGGTGGCCCAGAAGCTGAACGTCTCCATCAGCGGCCTGGCCCGCGGCGGTGTTGAGGAAGCGCTGACGACGGCGGAAATCACCGCGCTGCTGCAGGCTCCCCCGGCCTGGCTGGTCGCCGAGCGCTCCACCCACGCCGCCGTCCGCACCGAAGCCCAGCGCGTCAAGGACGAAGCCGCCAAAAAGGACGCCAAGAAAGCCCGCGCCCAAGCCGAGTAG
- a CDS encoding GntR family transcriptional regulator, giving the protein MASSEPLVPSSSFSPRGSANHAVTRTAAGRLRVAVPSVAERVADELRLQLAEGALLPGTRLTESTIAEDLGVSRNTVREAFVELASERLVVRHPNRGVFVASLEAGDVHDVYTVRRAIEVSALRAGGSPEDVAAVRAAVEEGKRAAAAGDDEALGTANQHFHGAIVAMAGSPRLNSIMGQVLAEMRLFFHKATVDAQFYQHYLQDNEAICLALEAGELDRAADLLLAYLDRSEDNLSEVHGESGTD; this is encoded by the coding sequence ATGGCCTCTTCAGAACCGCTCGTCCCCTCTTCGTCCTTCTCTCCGCGGGGATCGGCGAATCACGCGGTGACGCGGACCGCTGCAGGCCGCCTTCGCGTCGCCGTTCCGTCCGTGGCGGAGCGGGTGGCGGATGAACTCCGCCTGCAGCTGGCGGAAGGAGCATTGCTTCCCGGAACGCGGCTCACCGAATCCACCATCGCCGAGGACCTGGGCGTCTCCCGCAACACGGTGCGTGAGGCCTTCGTTGAACTTGCCAGCGAACGCCTGGTGGTCCGCCATCCCAACCGCGGCGTCTTTGTGGCAAGCCTGGAGGCAGGGGACGTCCACGACGTCTATACCGTCCGTCGCGCCATCGAGGTCAGCGCGCTGCGGGCCGGAGGCAGCCCGGAGGACGTGGCCGCTGTCCGGGCCGCCGTCGAGGAAGGAAAACGAGCTGCGGCAGCCGGTGACGACGAAGCCCTGGGCACCGCCAACCAGCACTTCCACGGCGCCATTGTTGCCATGGCGGGAAGCCCGCGGCTGAACAGCATCATGGGCCAGGTCCTGGCCGAGATGCGCCTGTTCTTCCACAAAGCCACCGTGGACGCGCAGTTCTACCAGCACTACCTGCAGGACAACGAAGCGATCTGCCTGGCCCTGGAAGCCGGGGAACTGGACCGCGCGGCCGATCTCCTCCTGGCGTATCTGGACCGCTCCGAAGACAACCTGAGCGAAGTGCACGGCGAATCCGGAACAGACTAA
- a CDS encoding tripartite tricarboxylate transporter permease: MDFLNPVINGFAVVLEPTNLLYCLLGVVIGMLIGVLPGLGPAATIAILLPLTYNVEPVTAIIMLAGIFYGAQYGGTITSVLLRLPGEASSVVTVFDGYQMAKQGKAGTALGLASIGSFIGGTVAIIGLTFLAPLVASFALDFGPPEYTALAMLGILLVATISSGSKAKALIAAALGLLLATVGRDIFTGESRFTFGSLQLADGIDFVPIAMGIFGLGEILYNLEERHRAAKAPSKVTNVWPSRQDLKQASGAIGRGSVLGFFLGILPGGGATIASMASYAMEKKRAKQPERFGKGAPEGVAGPETANNAAATSSFIPLLTLGIPANATMALMFGALLIQGVTPGPQLVEENPELFWGVVNSMYIGNILLLIMSLPLVGIFVKILRVRAAILAPVTALITLLGAYTINNSMFDVTLVVVFGIVGYLMKKFGFEPGPLVLAFVLGELLESSMRRSLLVFGGDPMGFFGRPISATLLLVFVLVAVLPAIRGAIAKRKSLATPAVMPEIKEKV, from the coding sequence GTGGATTTTCTGAATCCCGTCATCAACGGATTTGCCGTTGTCCTGGAGCCCACCAACCTCCTGTACTGCCTGCTCGGCGTGGTGATCGGCATGCTGATCGGTGTGCTGCCCGGCCTGGGGCCCGCGGCAACCATCGCCATCCTGCTTCCGCTCACGTACAACGTGGAGCCCGTCACCGCGATCATCATGCTGGCCGGCATCTTCTACGGTGCCCAGTACGGCGGCACCATCACCTCGGTCCTCCTGCGGCTGCCCGGCGAAGCGTCCTCCGTGGTCACCGTCTTCGACGGCTACCAGATGGCAAAACAGGGCAAGGCCGGCACGGCGCTGGGCCTGGCGTCCATCGGCTCCTTCATCGGCGGAACCGTCGCCATCATCGGCCTGACCTTCCTCGCGCCCCTCGTGGCGAGCTTCGCGCTGGACTTCGGTCCGCCCGAATACACCGCCCTGGCGATGCTCGGCATCCTCCTGGTGGCCACCATCAGCAGCGGCTCGAAAGCCAAAGCGCTCATCGCGGCGGCCCTTGGACTCCTGCTCGCCACCGTTGGCCGGGACATCTTCACCGGCGAAAGCCGCTTCACGTTCGGCAGCCTGCAACTGGCCGACGGCATCGACTTTGTGCCGATCGCCATGGGCATCTTTGGCCTCGGCGAGATCCTCTACAACCTGGAGGAACGGCATCGGGCCGCCAAAGCGCCGTCGAAAGTCACCAACGTCTGGCCGTCCCGCCAGGACCTCAAACAGGCCTCAGGCGCCATCGGCCGGGGATCCGTCCTGGGTTTCTTCCTGGGGATCTTGCCCGGCGGCGGCGCCACGATTGCGTCCATGGCCTCCTACGCCATGGAGAAAAAGCGCGCCAAGCAGCCCGAGCGATTCGGCAAGGGCGCACCCGAAGGTGTGGCCGGGCCGGAAACAGCCAACAACGCTGCCGCCACCTCGTCCTTCATCCCGCTGCTGACCCTCGGGATCCCCGCCAACGCCACCATGGCGCTGATGTTCGGCGCGCTGCTGATCCAGGGCGTAACCCCCGGCCCGCAGCTGGTGGAAGAGAACCCGGAGCTGTTCTGGGGCGTGGTGAACTCCATGTACATCGGCAACATCCTGCTGCTGATCATGAGCCTGCCGCTGGTGGGAATCTTCGTGAAGATCCTCCGCGTCCGCGCCGCCATCCTGGCACCCGTCACGGCCCTGATCACCCTGCTGGGTGCGTACACCATCAACAACAGCATGTTCGATGTCACCCTGGTGGTTGTCTTCGGCATCGTCGGCTACCTCATGAAAAAGTTCGGCTTCGAACCGGGTCCCCTGGTACTGGCATTTGTGCTCGGCGAACTGCTGGAAAGCTCCATGCGCCGTTCGCTGCTGGTCTTTGGCGGCGATCCCATGGGCTTCTTTGGCCGCCCGATTTCGGCCACGCTGCTGCTGGTCTTTGTCCTGGTAGCGGTTCTCCCGGCCATCCGCGGCGCCATCGCCAAGCGCAAGTCCCTGGCCACCCCGGCCGTTATGCCTGAGATCAAGGAGAAGGTATGA
- a CDS encoding pyridoxamine 5'-phosphate oxidase family protein, whose amino-acid sequence MTETEGISKVTDIINGAHIGMLTTINEEGALVSRPLAVQDVQDDGDLWFFTGRGTSQVAHVQADPRVNVSFGKRTEWVSVAGTAEVVTDRAKIHEMWNQTVEAWFPDGPDTPEVCLLRVDSDSAEYWTSPGGTAATVFQWVKSKVTHSRMSVGESGTVEL is encoded by the coding sequence ATGACGGAGACTGAGGGCATCAGCAAAGTTACGGACATCATCAACGGCGCGCACATCGGTATGTTGACCACCATCAACGAAGAGGGCGCCCTAGTCAGCAGGCCGCTCGCCGTCCAGGACGTGCAGGATGACGGCGACCTATGGTTCTTCACGGGCCGGGGAACCTCGCAGGTGGCCCATGTCCAGGCCGATCCGCGGGTCAACGTGTCCTTCGGTAAACGCACCGAGTGGGTGTCGGTGGCCGGTACCGCCGAAGTGGTCACCGACCGCGCCAAGATCCACGAAATGTGGAACCAGACGGTCGAAGCCTGGTTCCCGGACGGACCGGACACCCCCGAGGTGTGCCTTCTTCGTGTCGACTCCGACTCAGCCGAATACTGGACCAGCCCCGGCGGGACCGCGGCCACGGTCTTCCAGTGGGTGAAGTCCAAGGTCACGCACAGCCGCATGAGTGTGGGCGAAAGCGGCACGGTAGAGCTGTAG
- a CDS encoding LamB/YcsF family protein yields the protein MATIDLNSDVGESFGRWSLGDDLAMFGSVSSANVACGFHAGDPSVIRRTCREAAAAGVVIGAHVGYRDLAGFGRRFMDISPAELADDVVYQIGALQALAAVEGTQVRYVKPHGGLYNAIVTHTAQAQAVVHAVKSVDPNLPILGLPGSEVLRLAEAAGLRAVTEGFADRAYNPDGTLVSRSLPGAVLEDPEQVAEHVLRMATESAVRAIDGSTLKIRAESICVHGDSPGAVAMATAVKSALGDAGVSIGSFL from the coding sequence ATGGCAACGATTGACCTGAACAGCGACGTCGGCGAGTCCTTCGGACGCTGGAGCCTTGGCGATGACCTGGCAATGTTCGGCTCGGTTTCGAGCGCTAACGTGGCCTGCGGATTCCACGCCGGCGATCCCAGCGTCATCCGCAGGACCTGCCGCGAGGCAGCTGCTGCCGGCGTTGTCATCGGAGCCCACGTCGGCTACCGGGACCTGGCCGGGTTCGGACGCCGTTTTATGGACATCAGCCCCGCGGAGCTGGCCGACGACGTCGTGTACCAGATCGGTGCCCTGCAGGCCCTGGCCGCCGTTGAAGGAACCCAAGTCCGGTATGTGAAGCCCCACGGCGGACTGTACAACGCCATCGTCACACACACGGCGCAGGCCCAGGCCGTCGTCCACGCCGTGAAATCGGTGGACCCCAACCTTCCGATCCTCGGCCTCCCCGGTTCGGAAGTTCTGCGGCTTGCCGAAGCAGCCGGACTGCGCGCCGTGACCGAAGGGTTCGCGGACCGGGCCTACAACCCGGACGGCACCCTGGTGTCGCGCTCCCTCCCCGGAGCAGTCCTTGAGGATCCGGAACAAGTGGCGGAACATGTCCTACGGATGGCCACGGAATCCGCCGTCCGCGCCATTGACGGCTCCACCCTCAAAATCCGCGCGGAAAGCATCTGCGTACATGGTGACTCACCGGGGGCCGTAGCGATGGCCACTGCAGTGAAGTCCGCTCTCGGAGACGCCGGTGTCAGCATCGGCTCGTTCCTCTAG
- a CDS encoding VOC family protein — protein sequence MRLKMCSIHVQDPAAAHTFYTGTLGFETLMAMPEYNLFIIKDPGSDAASVGLLLEPSDNPIGANYMNALHDAGIAAITFGVPDVQADYDRLVAAGVKFQGEPSEDPSGISAVFDDGCGNFVQLHQD from the coding sequence ATGAGACTGAAAATGTGCAGCATCCATGTCCAGGATCCGGCCGCCGCCCATACGTTCTACACCGGGACCCTCGGGTTCGAGACGCTGATGGCGATGCCGGAGTACAACCTCTTCATCATCAAGGATCCGGGCTCCGACGCCGCTTCGGTGGGTCTGCTGCTGGAGCCCAGCGACAATCCGATCGGTGCGAACTACATGAACGCACTGCACGACGCCGGGATCGCGGCCATCACCTTCGGGGTTCCGGATGTGCAGGCCGATTACGACCGGCTGGTGGCTGCCGGCGTGAAATTCCAGGGCGAGCCGTCAGAGGATCCGTCCGGGATCAGTGCGGTCTTCGACGACGGCTGCGGCAACTTCGTGCAGCTGCACCAGGACTGA